attattaaacttaaatttttagaacaatcacttatttaatataatattttattttcatttttttatcagCTTAAACTCTTGAAATAAAACTTAAACACTAATTCAatgaatattgtaattttttaaaatttcttttatggaTATGTGATTTAGATGAAAATCTTACAATGtagagccaaaaaaaaaaaagtaaaagaaattgagattaaaaataCACAACACATGCTGATCAAGCAACAacattttaagtaattataACCAACCTTTTCTAGAGGATACACCGTTTTCGAGCAAGTTGCACATTTGTCTTGTGTTCCACAGAACAAGGAAGAGAGCTTGCTTGGAGCCCTAGTCTGTAAAAGATCAAATTTCTCATGTTAttgtcataaaataaaaataataataaccgaTAAATCTTAGAAACTGATAAGttttaacataaaaaaggtaacataaactttataaattaatacggtttgatataatatgcaacaaaatctgttttacaatttaacagACGACGTCAATCTGCATAAATTTATAGGgttcgtttggatacagaaactatatcacttcatttcatttcatcattacaacttttctaaattcttacacaaaatataataaacaattcaactttttcaaatctcaaaacaataataatattaagacgagcccagaaaataattttttagaattttatctcatctcactatccaaatgagtctataaaataatgttttagaaTATCTCTTTGTAGATGTAGCATTTATCAAAACGAATTATTAACGTACCAGCTGTTCGCCTTGCCTCTCAGAAGATTTTGCTGCAGTTGAAGCATAGTATATACATAATGTTGTTAGGAAACATTGAATTAGCAAGGCGAAATGTCGcctataaattttgtaaaaaaatatatcaaaacatAAAAGGTATGGGAAGAAAAATCTCACATGTTTGAAAATTCTTGCTGAAATTGCCTGATTCCTTGTAAAGTTGCTCAAAATGAGGCTTGCAGTACAGGACGCCATCCATGGAAGAGTAGCTGCTCATCTGTTTATAGGATCTTTAGAATTACAAGAACaatcatgacatgcatgtgtgTACAAAGAACATACACCAAGTTTCACCTTGTTAATTACATTGGAATTAATCACAAAAGTCAGAACTTAGTAACAATGTTTccccaaaaatacaaacaacatgtatcaaaagaaagataaaagaaactGACAATGGAAGATAAGCAGGGAAAAGAATGCTCTAGGAAAGAAAAGACGGATTAAGATACTCTTAAGTTCGAACTTGAGAGCCACAAGTGTGTGAGAAGAAATACATGAAGTCgatcttacaatatttatccCGCCCCGAAAAGCAATAAATGTTATATAGGGCTCACTTTATGTGTATATCTTTCTCCACTGAGACTCTCGAACTCAGACAAGAACTTTAAAAAGGATAACATTGAAAGATTGAGGGTTAATGAAACAGAGGGTAGGGGAAAGGATCCAAGATATCATACCGAAAGAAATCCTTTGCAGTGGCTGCATTTGAAGCAGGATTTATGGTATGGTAATCCTTCAAGAGAAATCAGATCAACCACATAGACAGTCTTTTCACAAGCCTTGCATTTATCCAGAGTTCCTGTGAAtgccatttttttgttcttttttttttgggttttgttttctgtttaTGCTTTTCCCTTTCAGGCAAGAACTCAACCTTGGGAAAGCTCTTTTGCTATATTAGTTCAGGTTGTCTGAGGATGAAAGGGAAACTTCAGAAGAAAGAAACCCAAGTAAATACCTCAGACAAAGTGAACAAAGTCATTGATTTGTTTAAACAACACTTTGTTTATATCAGATTGTTATGGTGTTTGTGAATGGTGGATAAGTGATTGGAGATCCCAATATTACGAGGAAAAGATGGCAATTAATGCTCTCTAATTATGGACAATCCGAATGAGTTGGAGTGAAAGAAGGTTTGGTGCTCTGACCTTttcaataatgataaaaatctTGGGATGAAAAGTTAATAGCCAACTGTTTTTGCTATTCGGTGTCTTGGTGGTTAAGTTTAGCTAAACATAGACAATtattcccagaaaatgaatggTTTGGTAATCTCATCTCTTAatctcttattaaatattagagaaattctatttacagtcctgAATGGGGGACTGCGTGTGCAATCTCGTTAATGAATAGAGAggtaaaaggggaaaaaatatcattttaaaaatgatattattgtactttttttttttttttaaatataactgtatGGGCTTGCATAAGCAGTCCCCATTTGGAGACTGTATGTAAACTAGCTCTAAATATtatgtcattaaaaattatttatacaaagtAATTGAGAGTATTACATGCCCATACTCGCAACTGCTCGATAATTATTCggttaaatataatttctttgagCAATATCGAATGCTATaactacaaaaagattatacaaaagcaatctcacaaactaatatagtttcatgtgatccgttaaatctactttacaataaaagtaactttacaatctgatgaaCTACATGAAGCAACGTCAGTTTGTGGGATTGATTTTGTGTAATCCATTTATAgctaaattaaaaagttaagaGCGATTAGcatgaaagaaagaaggaatGTCCGGTCGTGAGGATGCTTGAAGTAGTTGCATTTGATCCAAGAAAGAGGGATAAAACTATGATAAGAGAGCAGCTTCTGTGAATGTTCCATCTTTATTTGCACTTTTACATAGTATAAATAACCAGAAATAACCGAGCCAATGTATTTACACATTCAAACAGTAACTCCAAAGTTTCACTACATTTAATTTAATGACAAGGTTTaacaatgtaatattatatGCTGAAAATAGAGAGGAATGAAGGTAACATGGAAAGTCATGCACCCCATGAGAGTAAACCATGCTAACCAGCCAATTAGGGAGGCAACACAACCCGCTGGCACAGTATGAGATCAGAGATGGTCTTTCCATGTCGGTCAATTCTCCGAGAGCAGTTGACACCGCCATCTAAAATGTTTCGGACCACAACGTTCAAGGATTGAATTCCCTTAACATCATATATTTCCACGTTGACATGTTCATCGATCCATTTGTTCGTATCTTTGGCATCTGTATTGGGAAATGGAGAGGTACTTAGAAGGGTTGAGACTACTTCCTTTAACCATTGGGGTGTTATGATCAACTTCAACTTCTCAATATCTGGAGCGAAATGTGGGATGATGGAAAAATTCACGTCATTTCCTTTATCACCAGCCCTGCTATGTGCTACATCATAGAGTGGAATCTTCTGGCCAGATGGAGCAGGGGAGAGGATGATTTTGGGAGATGATACATCCGAGCAAAAGTCGTCGGTGTCTGCATGATCCATTGGTGGCAACAAATATTCATGCAAAACATTGGTTTTTGCAAGATCTTTGGAGCAAATTCCTTGGTCATGAGATTTTATTACTAGGGTCTGTTTTACTCCACTTCGCCATAGAATGTGTTCACGATCAACCTGAAAGACCAAACATTTTATCACTACTTTCCTGACATCAGAAAATATGAAGAATATCTTTGACCCATTACCCAATATATTTGACAATTTAATTTGCTTGGTGAAGAGTATCACAAGCTTTGGTTCGACAATCCCTGATCCTAGGAGCATCATGATCTTGACTGCAGACAACAATAAAAAACTGATAtagttggggagagagagagagagtaccaattGCTTCTCAAGAACAATCTCTTTCTTGTGTCCAGTGCTGCATTCagtaaaaatgaagaataatcaTGTCAATTAACAAATCAATCattatcataattaaattattcttaaTCAACAGGTCCTAGAAACGAAAATGGATGTTCAAGCTGATAAGAAACTGACCTGATGCCACCACCACCAGCTGGTCCATTTGTATATAAAGCAGTGAACTCCCTAGCAAATTGGATTGCATGTTCCCTCAACTCAAACAAGCCATCCATACGTAACCTAATATCTTCACTAACTTTCCCCCATGAAGCACTGTCATCAATGCTTGTTGCCTTCACGCTATCAAGTCCAATTATATAAGAAAGTATACGATGGTTAACCCCAGGAAATACTTCTTCCATCCATGATCTCACCTAATACAATTTGAAAGGAACATTCCCACAGAAATTCAGCAGAGTCAATAAAGTGAGTGTCACTCTGATAGATCAGATTCAATTTAATTCACACTTCAAAACAGAGGCACACACAAAGGTAGTAAGCTTATCTACCAGAAATTCAGCAGCTTTAGCACGTTTAATACACTCAAATCCTCCATAGGATATCTCTCCCCATCCTTTCCATCCACAGTCCTGAAATTAGAAAAGGTTAGAAACTCAAGAGGAAATAGTAACATCCTAAGGACAAAGGGAGTAGGCATCTCTAATATGCAGTATTATTTCAAGAAGATGTCTGCACTTAAGCATCAGATAATTTCGAATACAGACCATAGATTTCTTGTTTTACTTTTacgattatataaatatttaccaTTTATATAATCAAAAGGAAATAATGCATACAACAGCTACCTTTGGAACCAACTGCAGGAGTTTATCAGGCACTAACACAGCAGATGGTTTTGCTCCAGTGCAGAGAACCTTAGAGCTTGATAATGGGTGGAATGTAACATCCTGAAGATCAATTATCTGTGTTCAAGGACAAAACTtcaactttcttttcattttttttctgattCATATCTGCAATTATGAAAACTGGTTGTAAACAAAGGTCTAACTTACTACATCAGGTGTGATATATGCACTTGGATTGCCAACCTCATAAAGAAGTTGTTCGGCGCAAGTATTGGCATTTAATACCCCACCGCTGCCTTCTGCCTTTGCTACACATACGTTTCCATCATAACTGATTTCAGCATAAGGAAGTGACAAGTCTAGTAGTTGGGGGAAAGATATATCTCTATACTTGTCTCCTGAAATagaaacaatgaaaaacattatggcaatcaaataaaattcatataagaACTTCATTTATACCTTTATCATCAAGCTAAAAGAGAAGGTCACCTGGGTGCATAAAATATCCTCCTGTGAGTTGACAACCACACTCTAGAAGGTGGCCAGCTAGAGACCCCTGTGCTAGCTGCTTTAAGTCGTCCCAATTCCAACCTAGTTCATAAACCTAACATATACCAGCTTGATCATTCAACTTACCATCCAAGTGTATATCATAAAACAGAAAAGTCAACATAATGAGAGGACTCAATTTATCCAGAGTGTTGTATAGTCTTATTGacatatcaaattaaaattgcTATATACTCTAGCAATAAATATAGTACGACTAAAATACGTTTCATTACATATATCAACA
This window of the Juglans regia cultivar Chandler chromosome 12, Walnut 2.0, whole genome shotgun sequence genome carries:
- the LOC109012108 gene encoding LIM domain-containing protein PLIM2b, with the protein product MAFTGTLDKCKACEKTVYVVDLISLEGLPYHKSCFKCSHCKGFLSMSSYSSMDGVLYCKPHFEQLYKESGNFSKNFQTSKSSERQGEQLTRAPSKLSSLFCGTQDKCATCSKTVYPLEKVTLEGECYHKTCFRCAHGGCPLTHSSYAALDGVLYCKHHFSRLFMEKGNYHHVLQATTQKKNDQLTPTPSPEAADLEPKPEEPEDNSTTTQEQS
- the LOC109012109 gene encoding uncharacterized protein LOC109012109 isoform X2, coding for MQTRYSGSALTPLHCWSTFLWGLQLTMENQDRDEIHSCVIKLRVNPQKRREKVYIGCGAGFGGDRPLAALKLLQRVKELNYLVLECLAERTLADRYQVMVSGGDGYDSRISDWMFLLLPLAMERRICIITNMGAMDPCGAQEKVLEIAGSLGLRVSVAVAHEVIDTKSGILGHIRGSEKSYLSEGGVSTYLGAAPIVECLEKYRADVIITSRVADAALFLAPMVYELGWNWDDLKQLAQGSLAGHLLECGCQLTGGYFMHPGDKYRDISFPQLLDLSLPYAEISYDGNVCVAKAEGSGGVLNANTCAEQLLYEVGNPSAYITPDVDVTFHPLSSSKVLCTGAKPSAVLVPDKLLQLVPKDCGWKGWGEISYGGFECIKRAKAAEFLVRSWMEEVFPGVNHRILSYIIGLDSVKATSIDDSASWGKVSEDIRLRMDGLFELREHAIQFAREFTALYTNGPAGGGGISTGHKKEIVLEKQLVDREHILWRSGVKQTLVIKSHDQGICSKDLAKTNVLHEYLLPPMDHADTDDFCSDVSSPKIILSPAPSGQKIPLYDVAHSRAGDKGNDVNFSIIPHFAPDIEKLKLIITPQWLKEVVSTLLSTSPFPNTDAKDTNKWIDEHVNVEIYDVKGIQSLNVVVRNILDGGVNCSRRIDRHGKTISDLILCQRVVLPP
- the LOC109012109 gene encoding uncharacterized protein LOC109012109 isoform X1 → MQTRYSGSALTPLHCWSTFLWGLQLTMENQDRDEIHSCVIKLRVNPQKRREKVYIGCGAGFGGDRPLAALKLLQRVKELNYLVLECLAERTLADRYQVMVSGGDGYDSRISDWMFLLLPLAMERRICIITNMGAMDPCGAQEKVLEIAGSLGLRVSVAVAHEVIDTKSGILGHIRGSEKSYLSEGGVSTYLGAAPIVECLEKYRADVIITSRVADAALFLAPMVYELGWNWDDLKQLAQGSLAGHLLECGCQLTGGYFMHPGDKYRDISFPQLLDLSLPYAEISYDGNVCVAKAEGSGGVLNANTCAEQLLYEVGNPSAYITPDVIIDLQDVTFHPLSSSKVLCTGAKPSAVLVPDKLLQLVPKDCGWKGWGEISYGGFECIKRAKAAEFLVRSWMEEVFPGVNHRILSYIIGLDSVKATSIDDSASWGKVSEDIRLRMDGLFELREHAIQFAREFTALYTNGPAGGGGISTGHKKEIVLEKQLVDREHILWRSGVKQTLVIKSHDQGICSKDLAKTNVLHEYLLPPMDHADTDDFCSDVSSPKIILSPAPSGQKIPLYDVAHSRAGDKGNDVNFSIIPHFAPDIEKLKLIITPQWLKEVVSTLLSTSPFPNTDAKDTNKWIDEHVNVEIYDVKGIQSLNVVVRNILDGGVNCSRRIDRHGKTISDLILCQRVVLPP
- the LOC109012109 gene encoding uncharacterized protein LOC109012109 isoform X3 → MENQDRDEIHSCVIKLRVNPQKRREKVYIGCGAGFGGDRPLAALKLLQRVKELNYLVLECLAERTLADRYQVMVSGGDGYDSRISDWMFLLLPLAMERRICIITNMGAMDPCGAQEKVLEIAGSLGLRVSVAVAHEVIDTKSGILGHIRGSEKSYLSEGGVSTYLGAAPIVECLEKYRADVIITSRVADAALFLAPMVYELGWNWDDLKQLAQGSLAGHLLECGCQLTGGYFMHPGDKYRDISFPQLLDLSLPYAEISYDGNVCVAKAEGSGGVLNANTCAEQLLYEVGNPSAYITPDVIIDLQDVTFHPLSSSKVLCTGAKPSAVLVPDKLLQLVPKDCGWKGWGEISYGGFECIKRAKAAEFLVRSWMEEVFPGVNHRILSYIIGLDSVKATSIDDSASWGKVSEDIRLRMDGLFELREHAIQFAREFTALYTNGPAGGGGISTGHKKEIVLEKQLVDREHILWRSGVKQTLVIKSHDQGICSKDLAKTNVLHEYLLPPMDHADTDDFCSDVSSPKIILSPAPSGQKIPLYDVAHSRAGDKGNDVNFSIIPHFAPDIEKLKLIITPQWLKEVVSTLLSTSPFPNTDAKDTNKWIDEHVNVEIYDVKGIQSLNVVVRNILDGGVNCSRRIDRHGKTISDLILCQRVVLPP